ttttaatGAGATCAGAAACGACATATTGCATTTTCGAAACAATCCCACACATTATCTTCGTAATCCCGCCAgatctgtcctaatcacattttatgtttgttaaaaaaCAAAGTAgtgcacgtgattctacgcgtcgttctagttcatttacatatatggaacgaCTTCAACGAAATTACGACCTAAGAGATACGGACCACACAAAATCTTATGACATGGATGCACGtgcatgcaaaagaaaataaaataaatacacagggcaaaaataaaagaaaggacGTGTGGtgcatgcaaaagaaaataaaataaatacacagggcaaaaataaaagaaaggacGTGTGGATTTGATCCATAGAAACCAGGGGCtgttgggattcgaacccagacccCCTTCTTTGGGGTCCATTAGGCTAACCAGTTGGTCTACGGAGAAATTGATACAACAAAAGGATTCAAATCTATATGAAGCTTATCAACGAGCTGATCGGAATGAATCAAAAACAGCCACAGCAACGGTTTGCTCCTAGTCAGACAGGGCAGGGTCAACGCATGCTTGTGCGGGTTGAGGCGGCGAACGAGGACGGGGATGTAGCACGGCTTGGACGGTGCAGAGGTCACATCGGCACTCGCTTGAACTCCGGCGAGCTCGGCAGGCTGGCTGACCGAGAGCGGCCTTGGCACTGGTCGGAGAGAGCCTGCAACAGCGGTAGTTGGCGGGGATGGCCATGGCCTGTGGCACTCCTGAAGCTGCAAAagcagagagagaggaagaactctGGGACTGACAGGGAGAAAGATAGGAGGAAGAAGGATGAGAGGGAAGGGACTCAGTTTCGGCCTGCGCTCACCGGCGGCGAGGATGGCTTGAGGGCACGGCGGTGGGGCGAGCTCCTGTGGCTCGTCGGCCTGTGGAGACTGGGTGGAGCTGGGGCGCGACAGCGCCTGCTCTGGTGTTCGGTCGAGGCAGCAGGAGAGGCTAGGCGCAGCGCTGAGATGGGGGCTCCCTGTCGGCGTGAGCGGCATGGCCAGAGGGAGCCGGTCGAGGGGGATCGAGCGCCCCTGCTGGTGCTGCCCTGTGCAGGTCGCTGAAGGAAGGAGACAAAGCGAGGATTGGGAGAGAGATGGGGATCTGAGTGGTGGACGCCTTGGATTGGCTTGGAGGTGGGAGACAGGGAAGGATGCGATGGCGGCTGGGATTGGGGCATGTGGAAATCAAGCAAACGTTTAGGGTTCCTATTTAGAAAAGACTTACCTTCCTTTAATAGCAAGGATCTAGGGTTAGGTGGATTTAGTCCGATTTTCGACCCTCTCATCAAGGTCGGACGACTCAGGCGATGGCTAGGCATTAGGCCGGTCTAGATGGGCCGTGTTGGAGGCTAtgggctgagaagagagggaaaacgggccacCCGACAAAGATTTTAAAACaatgaaaaacgtccgacgatgggcccgctatagtgccgctataggtttaacggttcgggtatcaaacgaactccgactgCGACAAAATTGGCAAGCGGGCTAGCTAAATTAAAAGAAgatcgcacaccaagtttcaaaccAATAtgaggaagttttatacacacttttaaaaacaatatttttaacgatgtcgcgggcgcgcgtGTGTGTGGTCGGTCTCGAAACAGTCAAcaacgaaaacggagagaaccggcaactactaacggatgcaagttttgaaaactagcggcaacggagtgccgatgcaatgcggatgatgcgaatgatgcgatgatgaatgcggcaaaCAAATAGACCATACGACGGCAACGgaaaaaaggggaatcttctggagcgttggtctcgggctgtcgcaactctcctacactaataagacatctcgccccgagatctaggaaT
This genomic stretch from Hordeum vulgare subsp. vulgare chromosome 6H, MorexV3_pseudomolecules_assembly, whole genome shotgun sequence harbors:
- the LOC123401834 gene encoding uncharacterized protein LOC123401834, whose translation is MPLTPTGSPHLSAAPSLSCCLDRTPEQALSRPSSTQSPQADEPQELAPPPCPQAILAAASGVPQAMAIPANYRCCRLSPTSAKAALGQPACRARRSSSECRCDLCTVQAVLHPRPRSPPQPAQACVDPALSD